The window GGGAGCTGCCCGGAGACGTAGACGTGGTGGCCCGACTGCACCGCCGGGACGTACGACCCGAGCGGCTGCACCACGTCGGGCAGGTTCAGCCCCAGCTCGGCGAGCTTGGCGTGTGGTCCGGTGCTCACGACTTCGGCCGCTTGAGGTACGCGACGAGCTGCTCCGGGTTCGGGCCCGGCACCACGCCCACCAGCTCCCAGCCGTCCTCGCCCCAGTTGTCGAGAATCTGCTTGGTCGCGTGCGTGAGCAGCGGCACCGTGGCGTACTCCCACTTCTGCATCGCTGGCTGGCTCCCTCGTTCTTGGCTGCTTCGCCGGACGGCGTACGGATGTGCCGGACAGCCTACGGGCAGCGTCCGGCCTCTCCCGGTGCCGCCACCCCGCAAGGGTGCAACTGACACCTGACGGCTGGTGCACGACGGCTACCCTCAGCCGCGGGCGGGCACGTATGCTCTCTCGCCAAGCCTGATCACTGCGCCAGCTCTGGGCGGCCCTGCCGGTGAGCGGTAGGGCTGCCGTGGGACCGACGTACCGAGGCCCTACGGGGGAGACGATGACTCAACCGCCCAACGGCGGCGTGGCCGAACCGCGGGGCGGTCAGCCGCCCCACGACGACGAGGCCGCGCGGCCGACCCCGGTGTCCCCGGACGCCGGACCCGCCGAGGCCGACGGCACGCCGACCCCGGCGGTCGAGCCGGAAACCACCCCGGCCGCCCCCGCAGCGGACCAGACACCTTCCCCGCAGCCGGTCGAGCAGGCACCCCGGTCGAAGACAGAGTCTGAGCCGGCAGCGGCAGCGGAGTCGACCGCATCGCCGAAGACGTCGGAGCCGACCGCAGCACCGCCAGCAACGTCGGAGCCGGCCGAGGCACCATCAGCGGCGCCGGAGCCGACCGCATCGTCAGCGGCGTCGGAGCAGGCCGCGGCACCGCCAGCCCAGCCGGGGCCGGTTCCGCCCGCGCAGGCGCAGGCGGAACCTCCGGCCCCGTCGCAGGAAACCTCGGCGTCGTCGGAGGAGCCCTCAGCGCCTTCGGAGGAGCCCACGACGCGGCCGTTGGCGGAGCAGGCGCCGTCAACGGCGGAACAGGCGGCGGCTCCGTCGGAATGGGCCCCGCCCCAGCCCGGCACGCCCGCCGCCGGGGAGCAGGCGCCCCCGACCCAGCCGATCGCGGGTCAGACGCCAACCCAGCCAATCTCGGCCCAGACGCCAACCCAGCCGATCCCCGGCCAGACGCCGACCCAGCCGATCCCCGGCCAGCCCTTGTCGGGACAGCCCGTGCCGGGGACGCCGTACCCGGGGCAGCCGGTGTCCGGGGTGCCGTACCCGGGGCAGCCCGTGCCGGGACAGCCGTATCCGGGGCAGCCCGTGCCGGGACAGCCGTATCCGGGGCAGCCGGTGCCGGGGCAGCCGGTGCCGGGGCAGCCGGTGCCGGGGCAGCCGGTGCCGGGGCAGCCGGTGCCGGGGCAGCCGGTGCCGGGGGCGGCCGAGTTCGGGCAGCCGGGTTATCCGGTGCCGCCGGGCTATCCGCTGCCGGTGCAGCCGCCGAAGAAGAGGCGCGGCCTGCTGATCGCCTCGATCGTGCTGGCGGTGGCGGTGGTGCTCTGCGGTGGCGGTGGACTCGCGGCGTTCCTGGTGCTGCGCAACGCGGAGACCGGCCAGGGCGCACCCAACCCGGCCACGGCGGTGGACGGGTTCCTGAAGGCCGTCTACACCGACAAGGACGCGGACAAGGCCGCCTCGTTGGTCTGCGCACAGGCCAACGACAAGGCCGCGGTCGCGGACAAGGTCGACGAGGTGAAAAAGCTCTCAGAGACGTACAAGACGCCCCGGTTCAAGTGGAACCCACCGAAAGTTGACGATCAGGCCGGTGACCGGGCAATCGTCTCGGTGCAGCTCACGATGACGACCGGGGACGAGAAGACCGCGGAGCAGCAGCTCAAGTTCACGGTGATACAGAAAACCGGTTGGCGGGTCTGCGAGGTGGGCTAGCTCGTGGCGTAGCCACTACGGCTGGTTACGCTCGTATACGTGCGAGCAGGTGAGGGGTCGGTCGGTCAGCCCGGTAAGGGCTGGCCGTCCCGTCTGCATGTGGTGACCGGCAAGGGCGGGACCGGGAAGACCAGCGTCGCCGCGGCCCTGGCCCTCGCGCTGGCCAGCGAGGGGCGACGCACCCTGCTGGTGGAGGTCGAGGGCCGGCAGGGCATCGGCCAGCTCTTCGGCACCGGGCCGCTGCCGTACGAGGAGCGGCGCATCGTCGAGCTTCCCGGCGGCGGTGAGGTACGCGCACTCGCCGTCGACCCCGAAGAGGCGTTGCTGGAATACCTCGACATGTTCTACAAGCTCGGTGCCGCCGGCCGCGCGCTGCGCAAGCTCGGCGCGATCGACTTCGCCACCACCATCGCCCCGGGCCTGCGGGACGTGCTCCTGACCGGCAAGGTCAAGGAGGCGACCACCCGGACCGCGGACAAGCGCCGGGTGTACGACTCCGTGGTGCTGGACGCCCCGCCCACCGGCCGGATCGGTCGTTTCCTCAACGTCACCGCCGAGGCGGCCCGGCTGGCGAAGGTCGGCCCGATCAAGACCCAGAGCGAGGGTGTGGCGGCCCTGTTGCGCTCACCGATCACCTCCGTACACGTGGTCACGCTGCTGGAGGAGATGCCGGTCCAGGAGACGATCGACGCGATCGGCGAGCTGAACAAGCTGCGCATCCCGGTCGGGAAGGTGATCGTCAACAGCACCCGGCCGGCGCTGCTGGCGGCCAAGGTGAGTCAGGCGGAGCTGCGCCGGGGACTCGCCGCGGCCGGACTGCCCGCCGACCGGGCCACCGTCGCCGGCCTGCACACCGAGGCCCGCGACCAGCTCACCCGCCGGGAGTTGGAGGAGTCGCTCCGGTCCGATCTGGTCGAGTTGGGGCTGCCGTTGGTCGAGTTGCCCCTGTTGCCGGATGGGGTGGACCGAACGGCTCTCGACCGGCTCGCAACGGTCTTGGCCAGCGCCGATTGACTCACACCTGAGCGCTGCCCTGGGCAGTGGGCGGCTCAATCCCGATACGCTCGGATCGTGCCTTCCGATCAACCAGCGCCGCAGCTGGACGTCGACCAGATCCTCGCCGATTCGGGCGTACGGATCGTGGTCTGCTGTGGCTCGGGCGGTGTGGGTAAGACGACCACCGCGGCGGCGCTGGCGCTGCGCGCGGCCGAGGTCCACGGCCGGCGTACGGTCGTGCTCACCATCGACCCGGCCCGCCGGCTGGCCCAGTCGCTCGGCCTGACCGAGCTGGACAACACGCCCCGGCAGGTCAAGGGCATCGACGTGGAGGCCAGCGGCGGTGAGTTGCACGCCATGATGCTGGACATGAAGCGGACCTTCGACGACGTGGTGCTCGCGCACAGCGATCCCGCGAAGGCCGCGGAGATCTTCGCCAACCCGTTCTACCAGGCGATGAGTTCGACCTTCGCCGGTACGCAGGAGTACATGGCGATGGAGAAGCTGGGCCAGTTGCACGCCCGGGGCGAGTGGGACCTGATAGTGGTCGACACCCCGCCGTCCCGGTCGGCGCTGGACTTCCTGGACGCCCCGGCCCGGCTCTCCCGCTTCCTCGACGGACGGATGCTGCGGCTGTTGCTGGCTCCGGCCCGTTCCGGCGGTCGGAGCATGTTCAGCCTGGTCACGGCGTCGTTCGGGATGTTCTCGCGGGCGGTGCAGAAGGTGCTCGGCGCCCAGTTGCTCACTGATCTGTCCGGGTTCGTCGCGGCACTGGACTCGATGTTCGGCGGCTTCCGGCAGCGGGCGGAGCAGACGTACCGGATTCTGCAGGCCAGGGAGACGGCGTTCCTGCTGGTCGCGGCGCCGGAGCCGGACGCGGTCCGGGAGGCTGCCTATTTCGCGGGTCGGCTCGGCGAGGAGCGGATGCCGCTGGCCGGGCTGGTGATGAACCGGGTGCACCGTACGGCGGTGGACGAGCCGACGGCACCGGAGGCGTTGGCTGCCGCGGACCGGCTGGCCGAGTTGGGCGGTCACGAGACGACGGTGGAGACGCTGCGGGCGCATGCGGCGTTGGCCCAGCAGGCGGCCCGGGAGCAGCGGGTGGCGTCGGCGTTCACCGAGGCGTACCCGCAGGTGCCGACGGTGGCGGTCACGGCGCAGCCCGCCGACGTTCATGACGTCGACGGGCTGCGAACGATTGGCGCCGCGATCAGCCGGTCGTGACCAGAGACTTGTCCTTGTTCTTCAGTGCGGCTTCGAACATCTTGCGCCAGCTGGCCACCTGCGGGTGCCGGCGCAACAGCGCCCGCCGTTCCCGCTCGGTCATGCCACCCCAGACGCCGAACTCGATACGGTTGTCGAGCGCGTCGGCCAGGCACTCGTAGCGCACCGGGCAACTTCGGCAGATCCGCTTCGCCACGTTCTGTTCGGCGCCCTGTACGAACAGCGCGTCAGGGTCACCGTTCTGACACGCCGCCAAAGTGGGCCAGTCTGTGATCATGCCCATCTGTTCACGTCCCCCCTTGCTTTTCCCGCTACCGACTCGTGCCGATCAGCCGGCCACTAACCCCCCGGCCATCCGTCGCGCCTGCCCCCAGGCGGCACGGACGACGTGCGATTTCCCTCGCCGGACCATCATGCTCTGTAGTCGACTGATTACGCAACGTTGTCGGCCAAATTCATTAATCCGGACACTCCGGGCTTCTTGCCCGGTCGTCTGTGCTGTCTACCCGGCTGCGATGTACGAAAACGCTGCGGAGATCCGTCGAATGGAGGAGACTCGGCAGCACGGTGCCCGCAACCGCATGCCTGGGTCCGTGCGTTTAGCACAACGAGACCAGCGCCCGCAGGAAATGGGGAAAGTACGCGGAGCGCGACCTCGATGCTGACTCACGTACCCTGACGAGGTGACCCGGATGCGGAAACGCGACCACAATGTCTTTGCCAACGGCGCATCGCTACTGATCTGTGGCCTGCTGGCCGGGGTGGTGGTCGCCGCGGCCGCCTTCCCCGCGGTAGCGATGTCCGGCCTGGCCGCCAAGGCCGGCGCCGAGACCTTCGACAAGCTACCGACCGAGCTGACGGTCAAGATGGCGCCACAGATCAGCTACCTGTACGCGTCGGACGGCAAGACGGTGCTCGCCACCATGTACGACGAGAACCGGCGGGACGTCCCGCTCAAGGACATCGCCCCGATGATGCAGAAGGCCATCATCGCGGCCGAGGACCACGACTTTTACCAGCACAACGGCGTTGACATGAGGGGCATCGCACGAGCCTTCGTCGCCAACAACAGCGCCAACCAGACCACCCAGGGTGCCTCCACCCTCACCATGCAGTACGTCCGGCAGGCGATCGCGTACTCGGCGACGCACCCGCAGGACGTGGTGGCGGCCACTGAGGACACCACCGCGCGCAAGCTGCGCGAGATGCGCTACGCCCTCCAGATCGACAGCGAGCTCTCCAAAGAGGAGATCCTGGAGCGCTACCTGAACATCGCGCCCTTCGGCAACGGTGCGTACGGCATCTTCGCGGCCAGCCAGGTCTACTTCAACAAGCACCCGAAGGACCTGACGATCGACGAGGCGGCGATGCTCGCCGGCCTGGTCAAGGCTCCCTCGGAGTACAACCCGGCGACCGCCAGCGGTTACCCGCAGGCGGTGGAGCGGCGCAACTACGTCATCGAGAACATGTTCGACATCGGCGCGATCACCCGCCAGGAGGCCGACACCGCCAAGACGGTCAAGCTGACCATCAGCGGCCAGCGGGCGCCGAACGGCTGCGTGGCCACCAGCAAGAACCACTGGGGCTTCTTCTGCGACTTCTTCTACCGCTGGTGGATGGACCAGGAGACCTTCGGCGCGACCACGTACGACCGGGAGCGGCGGCTGAAGTCCGGCGGCTACAGCATCGTCACCACGCTCGACGTGCAGGCGCAGGATTCGGCGAAGAAGGCGGTCGAGAAGCATCTCGCGACCGGCAAGAAGGAAGCGTTGATGGTGGCCGGGATCGAGCCGGGCACCGGTCGGGTACGCGCCCTCGCGGTCAACCGGAACTACAAGCTCGACGACCCGAACAAGCCGGCGAACGGTGCCTCCACCAACCCGAAGGCCCGCAAGGGCGCCCGGGGCACCTACCCCAACACCACCAACCCGCTGCTCAGCGGCGGTGGTGACATCACCGGTTACCAGGCCGGGTCGACGTTCAAGATGTTCACCATGGTGGCGGCCCTGGAGAAGGGCCTGCCGCTGGCACACACGATCAACGCCCCGGAGGAGTACGTCTCCAAGTACCCGGTCGGGTTCAACAGCGACGCGGCGTGCAAGGGCACGAGCAAGTACTGCCCGCGTAACGCCAGCAAGAGCATGGCCGGTCCGCACAACATGTGGAGTGCCTTCGGCATGTCGGTGAACACCTACTTCGTGCCGCTCGAGGAGCAGGCCGGCGCTCTCAACACGATCAAGGCGGCCCAGCGGCTCGGCATCAACTTCCGGTCGAGCAAGGACGCCACCATGGCCACCGAGGAAGGCGGCGGCGACCTCTGGGGTGCGTTCACCCTCGGTGTCTCCGCGACCACGCCGCTGGACCTGGCCAACTCGTACGCCACCCTCGCCGCCGACGGCAAGTACTGCGAGCCGATCCCGGTGCAGGAGATCCGCGACCTGAGCGGCAAGACGCTCGACATCGCGAACCCCCGCTGCGAGCAGCGGTTCAAGGCCGAGGTCGCCCGAGCGGCCGTCGACGCCGCCCGGTGCCCGGTCGGTGACAACTCGCCGACCACGCAGTGCAAGACCCGCACCGCGGGCAACGTACGCGGCATCGTCGGCAAGCCGGTCGCCGGCAAGAGCGGCACCACCGACTCGGACCGGACCGCCAGCCTGGTCGTCATGACCAAGCAGCTCTCCGTGGCCGGCATCCTGGCCGACCCGGACTGGCCCGAGACCACCGAGAAGATGGACCACGACAAGGTCAACCCGGCGGTCTACGAGACGCTGCGGGACGCGATGAAGGGCAAGCCCAGCGTCCAGTTCACCCCGCCGAGCGGCAAGCTCGTGCAGGGCGACCAGCGCTCGATCCCGAACGTGGAGTGCCAGTCGATCGAGTCGGCGAAGTCCAGGATCAAGGGCGCCGGCTTCGAGGTCGAGGTGGCCCGGTCGCAGACCAACTCGAAGTGCCCGGCCGGCACCGCCGCCGGCACCAACCCGGACGGTCGCACGATCAAGGGCGGCGTCGTGGTCATCGAGGTCAGCAACGGCAAGGGCGGGGGCGGCCCCACGCCGGGCGGAAACGGCCCCAGCCGCCCCGGTACCGGCCCGGACGGCCCCAACCTGGGTCGACCCCCGGGCGAGTGACGATCGGGTACGGCAGACAGTGATGGGCGGGCACTCAGGTGCCCGCCCATCGTCGTTGCGTACGTCGTCGTTGCTCCTGGCCGCCCCGCCGTCGGGCGGTCAGGAGCCGCAGGACCCCGTTGAGGAGCCGCA of the Micromonospora sp. NBC_01796 genome contains:
- a CDS encoding Rv0361 family membrane protein is translated as MPGQPVPGQPVPGQPVPGQPVPGAAEFGQPGYPVPPGYPLPVQPPKKRRGLLIASIVLAVAVVLCGGGGLAAFLVLRNAETGQGAPNPATAVDGFLKAVYTDKDADKAASLVCAQANDKAAVADKVDEVKKLSETYKTPRFKWNPPKVDDQAGDRAIVSVQLTMTTGDEKTAEQQLKFTVIQKTGWRVCEVG
- a CDS encoding WhiB family transcriptional regulator, which produces MGMITDWPTLAACQNGDPDALFVQGAEQNVAKRICRSCPVRYECLADALDNRIEFGVWGGMTERERRALLRRHPQVASWRKMFEAALKNKDKSLVTTG
- a CDS encoding penicillin-binding protein — encoded protein: MRKRDHNVFANGASLLICGLLAGVVVAAAAFPAVAMSGLAAKAGAETFDKLPTELTVKMAPQISYLYASDGKTVLATMYDENRRDVPLKDIAPMMQKAIIAAEDHDFYQHNGVDMRGIARAFVANNSANQTTQGASTLTMQYVRQAIAYSATHPQDVVAATEDTTARKLREMRYALQIDSELSKEEILERYLNIAPFGNGAYGIFAASQVYFNKHPKDLTIDEAAMLAGLVKAPSEYNPATASGYPQAVERRNYVIENMFDIGAITRQEADTAKTVKLTISGQRAPNGCVATSKNHWGFFCDFFYRWWMDQETFGATTYDRERRLKSGGYSIVTTLDVQAQDSAKKAVEKHLATGKKEALMVAGIEPGTGRVRALAVNRNYKLDDPNKPANGASTNPKARKGARGTYPNTTNPLLSGGGDITGYQAGSTFKMFTMVAALEKGLPLAHTINAPEEYVSKYPVGFNSDAACKGTSKYCPRNASKSMAGPHNMWSAFGMSVNTYFVPLEEQAGALNTIKAAQRLGINFRSSKDATMATEEGGGDLWGAFTLGVSATTPLDLANSYATLAADGKYCEPIPVQEIRDLSGKTLDIANPRCEQRFKAEVARAAVDAARCPVGDNSPTTQCKTRTAGNVRGIVGKPVAGKSGTTDSDRTASLVVMTKQLSVAGILADPDWPETTEKMDHDKVNPAVYETLRDAMKGKPSVQFTPPSGKLVQGDQRSIPNVECQSIESAKSRIKGAGFEVEVARSQTNSKCPAGTAAGTNPDGRTIKGGVVVIEVSNGKGGGGPTPGGNGPSRPGTGPDGPNLGRPPGE
- a CDS encoding ArsA family ATPase; translated protein: MVPSDQPAPQLDVDQILADSGVRIVVCCGSGGVGKTTTAAALALRAAEVHGRRTVVLTIDPARRLAQSLGLTELDNTPRQVKGIDVEASGGELHAMMLDMKRTFDDVVLAHSDPAKAAEIFANPFYQAMSSTFAGTQEYMAMEKLGQLHARGEWDLIVVDTPPSRSALDFLDAPARLSRFLDGRMLRLLLAPARSGGRSMFSLVTASFGMFSRAVQKVLGAQLLTDLSGFVAALDSMFGGFRQRAEQTYRILQARETAFLLVAAPEPDAVREAAYFAGRLGEERMPLAGLVMNRVHRTAVDEPTAPEALAAADRLAELGGHETTVETLRAHAALAQQAAREQRVASAFTEAYPQVPTVAVTAQPADVHDVDGLRTIGAAISRS
- a CDS encoding ArsA-related P-loop ATPase codes for the protein MRAGEGSVGQPGKGWPSRLHVVTGKGGTGKTSVAAALALALASEGRRTLLVEVEGRQGIGQLFGTGPLPYEERRIVELPGGGEVRALAVDPEEALLEYLDMFYKLGAAGRALRKLGAIDFATTIAPGLRDVLLTGKVKEATTRTADKRRVYDSVVLDAPPTGRIGRFLNVTAEAARLAKVGPIKTQSEGVAALLRSPITSVHVVTLLEEMPVQETIDAIGELNKLRIPVGKVIVNSTRPALLAAKVSQAELRRGLAAAGLPADRATVAGLHTEARDQLTRRELEESLRSDLVELGLPLVELPLLPDGVDRTALDRLATVLASAD